A window from Rhodocyclaceae bacterium encodes these proteins:
- a CDS encoding TauD/TfdA family dioxygenase, with product MNPPTTLQTAASTASGFVPDVTVQVVPTGKGIGADIVGPDLSTALSDATVEAIRDAWLEHKVLRFRGQDLTKDDLLAFSRRFGTLDKAPINIRGKNWIEGYPELAVMSNIKVAGEVIGSLGYGEAVWHTDMSYQEITPSAALLYSVELPSKGGETGFIDMYAAYETLPADLKAAIEGRQIKHDASHNSAGELRKGFQKVTDPREAPGALHPIVIRHPETGRRALFLGRRPNGYVMGLSLEDSEALLDRLWAHAVQVPYCWFQEWQLGDLVMWDNRCTMHKRNAFDANERRLLLRTTIKAERPSA from the coding sequence ATGAACCCGCCCACCACGCTGCAGACCGCCGCCTCGACCGCCAGCGGCTTCGTCCCGGACGTAACGGTTCAGGTCGTACCCACCGGAAAGGGCATCGGCGCCGACATCGTCGGCCCCGACCTGTCGACTGCACTGTCCGACGCCACGGTCGAAGCCATCCGCGATGCATGGCTCGAGCACAAGGTGCTGCGTTTCCGTGGCCAGGACCTTACCAAGGACGACCTGCTCGCGTTCAGCCGCCGATTCGGCACCCTCGACAAGGCGCCGATCAACATCCGCGGCAAGAACTGGATCGAGGGTTACCCGGAACTCGCGGTGATGTCGAACATCAAGGTCGCCGGCGAAGTGATCGGCAGCCTCGGCTACGGCGAAGCGGTGTGGCACACCGACATGTCGTACCAGGAGATCACTCCATCGGCCGCGCTGCTGTACTCGGTCGAACTGCCGTCGAAGGGCGGCGAGACCGGCTTCATCGACATGTATGCCGCGTACGAGACGCTGCCCGCAGACCTGAAGGCCGCGATCGAAGGCCGGCAGATCAAGCACGACGCCAGCCATAACAGCGCGGGCGAACTGCGCAAGGGCTTCCAGAAGGTCACCGACCCGCGCGAGGCACCGGGCGCCCTCCACCCGATCGTGATCCGGCATCCCGAGACCGGCCGCCGCGCGCTGTTCCTCGGTCGCCGGCCGAACGGCTACGTGATGGGCCTGTCGCTCGAGGACAGCGAGGCACTGCTCGACCGCCTGTGGGCGCACGCGGTCCAGGTGCCGTACTGCTGGTTCCAGGAATGGCAGCTCGGCGACCTGGTGATGTGGGACAACCGCTGCACGATGCACAAGCGCAATGCGTTCGATGCGAACGAGCGCCGGCTGCTGCTGCGCACGACGATCAAGGCCGAGCGGCCGTCCGCCTGA
- a CDS encoding mandelate racemase/muconate lactonizing enzyme family protein — MTRIAEIRTHPLSVPLAETLYTAHECHQKAHLIVVEVRTDDGLVGTAEIHATPMPAVCDWVARFAALLEGRDALATTDNWEFLFSLTSPRPRGMFAKDGLPAPLGRSARANVMAAIGGIDLALWDIRGKAAGLPVWRLLGGSGTPVRSYATGGFYREGAPLDACAHELAGYVEAGYRAVKLKTGGLTIADEVERIRATRAAIGSDVLLMLDMNAAFSLEDCIRFAHAVEPFDIFWLEEPLHWHLSPTDFAVLARSTHIPIGHGERELTRHTVRDFIEHGGIRYVQFDATRAGGMTEAVRIAHLAEQHGVSIAPHLAPEIHSHLVAAFRTASFGVETMGSSDRNPLSYGLYRQRMQMRDGMVDIPQGPGWGAGVDWDFVGKHRA, encoded by the coding sequence TTGACGCGTATCGCAGAGATCCGCACGCACCCGTTGTCGGTGCCGCTGGCGGAGACCCTCTACACGGCACATGAATGCCACCAGAAGGCACACCTGATCGTCGTCGAGGTGCGCACCGACGACGGGCTGGTCGGCACCGCCGAGATCCATGCGACGCCGATGCCCGCCGTGTGCGACTGGGTCGCCCGCTTCGCCGCGCTGCTCGAAGGGCGCGATGCCCTGGCCACCACCGACAACTGGGAGTTCCTGTTCTCGCTGACCTCGCCACGCCCCCGCGGCATGTTCGCGAAGGACGGCCTGCCTGCCCCGCTCGGTCGCTCGGCGCGCGCGAACGTGATGGCCGCGATCGGCGGCATCGACCTGGCGCTATGGGATATCCGCGGCAAGGCGGCCGGACTGCCGGTGTGGCGCCTGCTCGGCGGCAGCGGTACACCGGTGCGCAGCTATGCCACTGGCGGCTTCTATCGCGAAGGTGCACCGCTCGATGCCTGCGCGCATGAATTGGCGGGTTATGTCGAGGCCGGCTACCGGGCCGTCAAGCTGAAGACCGGTGGCCTGACGATCGCCGATGAAGTCGAACGCATCCGCGCCACGCGTGCCGCGATCGGCTCCGACGTGCTGCTGATGCTCGACATGAACGCTGCGTTCTCCCTGGAAGACTGCATCCGCTTCGCGCATGCGGTCGAGCCGTTCGACATTTTCTGGCTGGAGGAGCCGCTGCACTGGCACCTGAGCCCGACCGACTTCGCGGTACTCGCGCGCTCGACGCACATCCCGATCGGCCATGGCGAGCGCGAACTCACCCGGCACACGGTGCGCGATTTCATCGAGCATGGCGGCATCCGCTACGTGCAGTTCGACGCCACCCGCGCCGGCGGCATGACCGAAGCGGTGCGTATCGCCCACCTGGCCGAACAGCATGGCGTGTCGATCGCGCCGCACCTGGCACCGGAGATCCACTCGCACCTGGTCGCAGCGTTCCGCACCGCGTCGTTCGGCGTCGAGACGATGGGCAGTTCGGACCGCAACCCGCTGTCCTACGGGCTGTACAGGCAGCGCATGCAGATGCGCGACGGGATGGTGGACATCCCGCAGGGCCCGGGCTGGGGCGCCGGGGTCGACTGGGATTTCGTCGGAAAGCATCGCGCATGA
- a CDS encoding tripartite tricarboxylate transporter substrate binding protein, whose translation MQKMGRCCAARAAVVAGSAAVLFGGAAATTPASAQGWPSKPVRIIVAFPPGGISDFAARAIAPGLTEAFRQTVVVENRGGAAGAIGTEVVAKSAPDGHTLLAHTVTFTVGPHMTANPPADPLRDVMAVTQVVDAPNILVVTPSMPVRSVKELVALAAKRRGELSFASSGYGSGTHLSGELFKQLAKIDMIHIAYKGGGPAVADLLGGHVPTMFSTLPSVTSHVAAGRLRALAVTGSRRFPSVPEVPTMIEAGIAGYSFSGWSGIFAPIGTPREIAVRFADETAKVLRAPGFRDKLLIQGADTVGSTPDEFAAFVRSEYARWGQLVRQSGIKAE comes from the coding sequence ATGCAGAAGATGGGCCGATGCTGCGCTGCGCGCGCGGCTGTTGTCGCGGGGAGCGCCGCAGTCCTGTTCGGCGGCGCCGCCGCCACCACGCCAGCGAGCGCACAGGGCTGGCCTTCCAAGCCGGTGCGCATCATCGTCGCGTTCCCGCCCGGGGGCATCTCCGACTTCGCCGCGCGGGCGATCGCGCCCGGGCTCACCGAAGCCTTCAGGCAGACGGTAGTGGTGGAGAACCGCGGCGGTGCGGCGGGTGCGATCGGCACCGAGGTAGTCGCCAAGTCGGCTCCGGACGGACATACCCTGCTCGCGCATACGGTCACCTTCACCGTCGGGCCGCACATGACGGCGAACCCGCCAGCCGATCCACTGCGCGACGTGATGGCAGTCACCCAGGTCGTCGATGCACCGAACATCCTGGTAGTGACGCCATCGATGCCGGTGCGCTCGGTGAAGGAACTGGTCGCGCTGGCGGCCAAGCGGCGCGGCGAACTGAGCTTCGCCTCGTCCGGTTACGGTTCCGGCACCCATCTGTCCGGCGAGCTTTTCAAGCAGCTGGCGAAGATCGACATGATCCACATCGCCTACAAGGGCGGCGGGCCGGCCGTTGCCGACCTGCTCGGCGGCCATGTACCGACCATGTTCTCGACGCTGCCTTCGGTCACCTCGCATGTGGCTGCAGGCCGCCTGCGTGCGTTGGCGGTGACCGGCTCCAGGCGCTTCCCGAGCGTGCCGGAAGTGCCGACGATGATCGAAGCCGGCATCGCAGGCTATTCGTTCAGCGGCTGGAGCGGCATCTTCGCGCCGATCGGCACGCCGCGCGAGATCGCGGTGCGCTTCGCCGACGAAACCGCGAAGGTACTGCGTGCGCCGGGCTTCCGCGACAAGCTGCTGATCCAGGGCGCCGATACGGTTGGCAGCACGCCCGACGAGTTCGCCGCATTCGTCCGGTCCGAGTATGCACGCTGGGGCCAGCTGGTCCGGCAGAGCGGCATCAAGGCAGAGTGA
- the leuD gene encoding 3-isopropylmalate dehydratase small subunit, which translates to MQPFTTLEGVAAPIDEANVDTNQLCPTRFNKVPRGPKYAEILFYDQRNDTDGKRTDFLLNRPPYDKAQLIVGDSNFGCGSSRETAVYALYEFGIRCVIAPSFGDIFDANCAKNGLLTVALPIATCTSLRAMLHAAPGITFAVDLETQTVTDGQGGVHRFDISPIRKRCLLNGYDDISRTQEYRPAIEAFEARHRASHPWMFR; encoded by the coding sequence ATGCAACCGTTCACCACCCTCGAAGGCGTCGCCGCCCCGATCGACGAAGCCAACGTCGACACCAACCAGCTCTGCCCGACCCGCTTCAACAAGGTGCCGCGCGGGCCGAAGTATGCCGAGATCCTGTTCTACGACCAGCGCAACGACACCGACGGCAAGCGCACGGATTTCCTGCTCAACCGACCGCCGTACGACAAGGCGCAATTGATCGTCGGCGACAGCAATTTCGGCTGTGGCTCTTCGCGCGAGACCGCCGTCTACGCGCTCTACGAGTTCGGCATCCGCTGCGTGATCGCACCGAGCTTCGGCGACATCTTCGACGCCAACTGCGCGAAGAACGGCCTGCTCACCGTGGCATTGCCGATCGCGACCTGCACATCGCTGCGCGCCATGCTGCATGCAGCGCCCGGGATCACCTTCGCGGTCGACCTGGAAACCCAGACCGTCACCGACGGCCAGGGCGGCGTGCACCGTTTCGACATCTCCCCGATCCGCAAGCGCTGCCTGCTCAACGGCTACGACGACATCTCCCGCACACAGGAATACCGGCCCGCGATCGAAGCCTTCGAAGCCCGCCACCGCGCCAGCCATCCCTGGATGTTCCGATGA
- the leuC gene encoding 3-isopropylmalate dehydratase large subunit, whose amino-acid sequence MAAAPRTLFRKLWDNHHVVTDEGESLLYIDRALAQENTYHAFVALEAQGRQVMRPDQIYAFTDHYVPTTGRAKGLAGIPVIEIRNMVVQLQDFARKYGINLYGIDHAQQGIMHIVPPELGIVQPGLALIGNDSHTSTHGAFGCLAYGVGASEFAHVMATQTLWQTLPSTLRIRVDGRLGFGVSAKDLILAIIATIGADGATDHAIEYAGSAIEALSMEARMTVCNMSIEAGGRAGMVAPDDTTFAYLDGRECSPKGAAWERALDFWRTLPSDAGAAFDREAVLDASLIAPTVTWGVSPAHALPIDTAVPDPSHAGNDKQRGEWASAIEYMGLQAGMALSDIRVDRVFIGSCTNARIEDLRAAAEVARLGKAQVPAWVVPGSQTVRRQAESEGLDRIFIDAGFEWRDPGCSLCTAINGDQLEPGERCVSTSNRNFRNRQGPGGRTHLASPAMAAAAALNGRLTDVRTLIG is encoded by the coding sequence ATGGCAGCCGCGCCGCGCACCCTGTTCCGCAAGCTATGGGACAACCACCATGTCGTGACCGACGAGGGCGAGTCGCTGCTCTACATCGACCGTGCACTGGCGCAGGAAAACACCTACCACGCGTTCGTAGCGCTCGAGGCGCAGGGTCGGCAGGTGATGCGGCCCGACCAGATCTATGCGTTCACCGACCACTACGTACCGACCACCGGCCGGGCAAAGGGGTTGGCCGGCATCCCGGTCATCGAGATCCGCAACATGGTGGTGCAATTGCAGGATTTCGCGCGCAAGTACGGCATCAACCTGTACGGCATCGACCATGCGCAACAGGGCATCATGCATATCGTGCCGCCCGAGCTGGGCATCGTGCAGCCAGGGCTGGCGCTGATCGGCAACGACTCGCATACCTCCACGCATGGCGCGTTCGGCTGCCTGGCCTACGGCGTAGGCGCGTCCGAGTTCGCGCACGTGATGGCCACGCAGACCCTTTGGCAGACGCTGCCCTCGACGCTGCGCATCCGGGTCGACGGCCGCCTCGGCTTCGGTGTGTCGGCCAAGGACCTGATCCTCGCGATCATCGCCACCATCGGCGCGGACGGCGCGACAGACCACGCGATCGAGTACGCCGGCAGCGCGATAGAGGCGCTGTCGATGGAAGCGCGCATGACGGTCTGCAACATGTCGATCGAGGCCGGTGGCCGCGCCGGCATGGTCGCGCCGGACGACACCACCTTCGCCTATCTCGACGGGCGCGAGTGTTCGCCGAAGGGTGCCGCCTGGGAGCGAGCCCTCGACTTCTGGCGTACGCTGCCGAGCGACGCGGGGGCCGCGTTCGATCGCGAGGCCGTGCTCGATGCCTCGCTGATCGCGCCGACCGTCACCTGGGGCGTGTCGCCGGCGCATGCGCTGCCGATCGACACCGCGGTGCCCGATCCTTCGCATGCGGGCAACGACAAGCAGCGCGGCGAATGGGCGAGCGCGATCGAGTACATGGGGTTGCAGGCCGGCATGGCGCTGTCGGACATCCGGGTCGACCGGGTGTTCATCGGCTCCTGCACCAATGCGCGCATCGAGGACCTGCGCGCGGCCGCGGAAGTCGCGCGGCTGGGCAAGGCGCAGGTGCCTGCCTGGGTCGTACCCGGTTCGCAGACGGTGCGCCGGCAGGCCGAGTCCGAGGGCCTCGACCGTATCTTCATCGACGCCGGGTTCGAATGGCGCGATCCGGGCTGCTCGCTGTGCACCGCGATCAACGGCGACCAGCTGGAGCCGGGCGAGCGCTGCGTGTCGACCTCCAATCGCAACTTCCGCAACCGCCAGGGGCCAGGCGGGCGCACCCACCTCGCAAGCCCGGCGATGGCTGCCGCCGCCGCGCTCAACGGCCGCCTGACCGACGTACGCACCCTGATCGGCTGA
- a CDS encoding amidohydrolase family protein — MTRTQFQPDVSRRRLLGGTAALGALSVAGCATTSTGGGLPSRGEWLVRGGHVMTMDRKAGDLPGADVHVRDGAIVAVGNGLQAPGAQVIDARGMIVMPGMVETHWHIWNTILRSMSGSEKKYGYFPTALGIGRVYEASDMYHSARLASTEAVFSGITFVHDWCHNIRTPQHAREALRGLQQSGLRGRFSYGTMQGHPVDAPMDIADLERLRADWSQQSNGGLLSLGVAWRGVSTGGTGLIKAEATREDVAAARRLGLPVSVHLNNSRARAGGIAQLAKDGLLGADVQAIHAVWVTPDEVKALAAAGASVSISPYTELRIGFGVPPTSRFLEAGIPLGLSVDTTALSGNADMFGIMKVTQNAENARTENEFQLPARRVLELATIEGARSMGMADRIGSLVPGKRADLIMVDTRAVNLGVFTDPAHLLVEAAQPSNVDTVMVDGRILKRGGRLVGVDAGQVVDEARIALAGLRKRANWW, encoded by the coding sequence ATGACCCGCACTCAGTTTCAGCCCGATGTTTCGCGCCGCCGCCTGCTCGGCGGCACGGCCGCGCTCGGCGCGCTGTCGGTGGCCGGCTGCGCAACGACCTCCACCGGCGGTGGCCTGCCTTCGCGCGGCGAGTGGCTGGTGCGTGGCGGCCATGTGATGACCATGGACCGAAAGGCGGGCGACCTGCCTGGTGCCGATGTGCATGTGCGCGACGGTGCGATCGTCGCGGTCGGCAACGGCCTGCAGGCGCCCGGCGCGCAGGTGATCGATGCGCGCGGCATGATCGTAATGCCGGGCATGGTCGAGACCCACTGGCACATCTGGAACACCATCCTGCGCAGCATGTCGGGTTCCGAGAAGAAGTACGGCTACTTTCCGACCGCGCTCGGTATCGGTCGGGTGTACGAAGCCTCCGACATGTACCACAGCGCGCGGCTCGCCAGTACCGAGGCCGTGTTCTCCGGCATCACGTTCGTTCATGACTGGTGCCACAACATCCGCACGCCGCAGCATGCGCGCGAGGCGCTGCGCGGGCTGCAGCAGTCGGGCCTGCGCGGGCGCTTCTCTTACGGGACGATGCAGGGCCATCCGGTGGATGCACCGATGGACATCGCCGACCTCGAACGGCTGCGTGCCGACTGGTCGCAGCAATCGAACGGCGGACTTCTGTCGCTGGGTGTCGCCTGGCGCGGGGTTTCCACCGGCGGCACCGGCCTGATCAAGGCCGAGGCCACGCGCGAGGATGTCGCTGCCGCGCGCCGGCTCGGGTTGCCGGTGTCGGTGCACCTGAACAATTCGCGTGCGCGCGCCGGCGGCATCGCGCAATTGGCGAAGGACGGTCTGCTCGGCGCCGACGTACAGGCGATCCACGCGGTCTGGGTGACGCCGGATGAAGTGAAGGCGCTGGCCGCGGCCGGGGCATCGGTGAGCATCTCGCCGTATACCGAGCTGCGCATCGGGTTCGGGGTGCCGCCGACCAGCCGATTCCTCGAGGCAGGCATCCCGCTGGGTCTTTCGGTGGACACCACCGCCCTGTCGGGTAATGCCGACATGTTCGGCATCATGAAGGTCACGCAGAACGCGGAGAACGCGCGCACCGAGAACGAGTTCCAGCTGCCAGCGCGCCGTGTGCTTGAACTGGCGACCATCGAGGGTGCGCGCTCGATGGGTATGGCCGATCGCATCGGTTCGCTGGTGCCAGGCAAGCGGGCTGACCTGATCATGGTCGACACGCGCGCAGTCAACCTGGGTGTATTCACCGATCCGGCGCACCTGCTGGTCGAGGCGGCGCAGCCGTCGAACGTCGACACGGTGATGGTCGACGGGCGCATCCTCAAGCGCGGCGGCCGACTGGTCGGCGTCGATGCGGGGCAGGTGGTGGACGAGGCACGGATTGCGCTTGCCGGGTTGCGCAAGCGGGCAAACTGGTGGTGA
- a CDS encoding tripartite tricarboxylate transporter substrate binding protein, protein MKHYAIASAVALAALAGLSLHTLPATAQTWPAKPIRVIVPWPGGGSNDAAARPVAQKMSEALGVPMVIENRAGAAGTIGAEVVARAPADGYTLMVHSATHVSNASTYKTLSYRTFEDFTPIGFVSGQPWVLVVHPSLPVKTARDFIALARSQPGQISYASSGNGSSPHFGMEAFATAAQIRLMHVPYRGGPQSMASLLGGETFASTATLPNAIGQVKANRLKALGVSTLTRQSTMPDVPPLAESAGLPGFEMNPWIAMLGPANMPRPIVDRLATELMRAVKDPEVRRALETQGVAPWVGGPEELAGRMRKDFERYAALVKSIGLQAQ, encoded by the coding sequence ATGAAACACTACGCAATCGCGTCGGCCGTCGCGCTCGCAGCGCTCGCCGGCCTGTCGCTGCACACGCTGCCAGCTACCGCCCAGACCTGGCCGGCAAAGCCGATCCGGGTGATCGTGCCCTGGCCCGGCGGCGGATCGAACGACGCGGCCGCGCGCCCGGTCGCGCAGAAGATGAGCGAAGCGCTCGGCGTGCCGATGGTGATCGAGAACCGCGCCGGTGCCGCCGGCACCATCGGCGCCGAGGTGGTGGCGCGTGCGCCTGCCGACGGCTACACCCTGATGGTGCATTCGGCCACCCATGTCTCGAACGCCAGCACCTACAAGACGCTGTCCTACCGTACGTTCGAAGACTTCACGCCGATCGGCTTCGTGTCCGGCCAGCCGTGGGTCCTTGTGGTGCATCCGTCGCTGCCGGTGAAGACCGCACGCGACTTCATCGCGCTCGCCCGCTCGCAGCCAGGGCAGATCAGCTATGCCTCTTCGGGCAACGGCAGTTCGCCGCACTTCGGCATGGAGGCATTCGCCACCGCGGCTCAGATCCGGCTGATGCATGTGCCCTACCGGGGTGGCCCGCAGTCGATGGCTTCGCTGCTCGGCGGCGAAACCTTCGCCTCGACCGCTACGCTGCCCAATGCGATCGGACAGGTGAAGGCGAACCGGCTGAAGGCACTGGGTGTCTCTACTCTCACCCGCCAGTCGACGATGCCAGACGTGCCGCCGCTGGCCGAATCGGCAGGCCTGCCAGGCTTCGAGATGAATCCATGGATCGCGATGCTCGGGCCCGCGAACATGCCACGCCCGATCGTCGACCGGCTGGCCACGGAACTCATGCGCGCGGTGAAGGACCCGGAGGTGCGACGCGCGCTCGAGACTCAGGGCGTCGCGCCCTGGGTGGGCGGACCGGAGGAACTGGCGGGTCGCATGCGCAAGGACTTCGAGCGCTACGCAGCGCTGGTGAAGTCGATCGGCCTGCAGGCCCAGTGA
- a CDS encoding GntR family transcriptional regulator, translating to MAARTNLKHAPAQPVAGLGSTMPDRIARALAARIIEGGLSPGQRLVEANIAAEFGVSHGPVRDALRALERQGLVTIAPYRGAVVREVSVREVTELYQVRAALVGLRARWIAEDGGHRQFAQALKPAVAQLRAMVRGNELADGYVDAALAVNSAFTGSVANPWLRSMLESLSMQTARYTRLGLQDAKRRRDSAAAWHGLIQAIGAGDGDAAERIARENSLALRDAAIRALKGRPAEAGKKSAPRKPREP from the coding sequence ATGGCAGCCCGAACGAACCTGAAGCATGCGCCCGCCCAACCGGTCGCCGGCCTCGGTTCGACCATGCCCGACCGCATCGCACGGGCGCTCGCCGCGCGCATCATCGAGGGCGGGCTCTCGCCCGGCCAGCGGCTGGTCGAGGCGAACATTGCCGCCGAGTTCGGCGTCAGCCATGGCCCGGTGCGCGACGCGCTGCGGGCGCTGGAGCGGCAGGGGCTGGTGACCATCGCGCCCTACCGCGGCGCGGTCGTGCGCGAAGTGTCGGTACGCGAGGTGACCGAGCTTTACCAGGTGCGTGCGGCTCTGGTGGGCCTGCGCGCCCGCTGGATCGCCGAGGACGGCGGGCACCGGCAGTTCGCGCAGGCACTCAAGCCGGCGGTCGCGCAGCTGCGCGCGATGGTACGCGGCAACGAGCTGGCGGACGGCTATGTCGATGCCGCGCTGGCGGTGAACTCGGCGTTCACCGGTTCGGTGGCCAACCCCTGGCTGCGTTCGATGCTCGAGTCGCTGTCGATGCAGACCGCGCGCTACACCCGTCTTGGCCTGCAGGACGCGAAGCGGCGCCGCGATTCGGCGGCCGCCTGGCATGGACTGATTCAGGCGATCGGCGCCGGCGATGGCGACGCCGCCGAGCGCATCGCGCGCGAGAACTCGCTCGCGCTGCGCGATGCCGCGATCAGGGCGCTGAAGGGACGCCCGGCCGAGGCGGGGAAGAAGTCCGCCCCCCGGAAGCCGCGCGAGCCATGA
- a CDS encoding ABC transporter substrate-binding protein: protein MRLLFDRARAATRVQPALRAWATLLLAGAAVIALAAWSPAAGATGLRLALSGDVTSLDPHFLNAAPNNTVARHVFESLVQVDADGQLQPALAESWRAVDPTTWEFRLRRGVRFHNGQEMTAEDVMFSLERPALLVKSPGPFTAFTRPVVGREIVDPYTIRLRTATPYGPLPLDLSNVFIVSRKVAEAASSDDFNTGKAVIGTGPWRFSSWRRGDAVELLRNDQHWGLKPAFERVTLRIITSDPTRMAALLSGDVDAIETVPTADIAKLRGNPKFLVEQRASWRTLFFHPDHARDKSPFVYDKSGRPLDKNPLRDARVRQAISMAIDRRALVDKTMEGLATPASNIVASGILGNNPTLKPDAYDPVAARKLLVDAGWPDGFGMTLHGPNDRYINDEQIVQTVAQMLSRIGIAVKVETQPVAVYFARARKHEFSFALLGWGSNAGDFALRTLVGTPNAETGWGTWNWGRYSNPKVDALVQSSLTNVDPKKRDAIAREAMAIAMRDHAVIPLHHQFASWAMRRGVRYTARLDEFTYAHQFRIE, encoded by the coding sequence ATGCGGCTCCTGTTCGACCGCGCGCGGGCCGCGACGCGCGTGCAGCCTGCCTTGCGCGCGTGGGCGACACTGCTGCTGGCCGGGGCTGCCGTCATCGCGCTCGCGGCATGGTCCCCGGCGGCCGGCGCGACCGGGCTGCGGCTTGCGTTGTCTGGCGATGTCACGTCGCTCGACCCGCACTTCCTGAACGCCGCGCCGAACAATACCGTTGCGCGCCATGTGTTCGAGTCGCTGGTACAGGTCGATGCCGACGGCCAGTTGCAGCCGGCACTGGCTGAATCCTGGCGCGCGGTCGATCCGACCACCTGGGAGTTCCGGCTGCGCCGGGGCGTACGCTTCCACAACGGCCAGGAGATGACCGCCGAGGACGTGATGTTTTCGCTCGAACGGCCCGCGCTGCTGGTGAAGAGCCCCGGACCGTTCACGGCATTTACCCGCCCGGTGGTCGGCAGGGAGATCGTCGATCCATACACCATCCGGCTTCGCACCGCCACGCCCTACGGCCCGTTGCCGCTCGACTTGTCGAACGTGTTCATCGTGTCGCGCAAGGTCGCAGAAGCGGCTTCCAGCGACGATTTCAACACCGGCAAGGCGGTGATCGGCACCGGACCGTGGCGCTTCTCGAGTTGGCGCCGGGGCGATGCGGTCGAATTGCTGCGTAACGACCAGCACTGGGGCTTGAAGCCCGCGTTCGAGCGGGTGACGCTGCGCATCATCACCAGCGATCCGACCCGGATGGCAGCGCTGCTGTCGGGCGATGTCGACGCGATCGAGACCGTGCCCACCGCGGACATCGCGAAGCTGCGCGGCAATCCGAAGTTCCTGGTCGAGCAGCGCGCGTCCTGGCGCACGCTGTTCTTCCATCCCGACCATGCGCGCGACAAGTCGCCGTTCGTGTACGACAAGTCGGGAAGGCCGCTCGACAAGAACCCGCTGCGCGATGCACGGGTGCGCCAGGCGATCTCGATGGCGATCGACCGGCGCGCCCTGGTCGACAAGACGATGGAAGGGCTGGCCACGCCTGCCAGCAACATCGTCGCGTCGGGCATCCTGGGCAACAACCCGACGCTCAAGCCCGACGCCTACGACCCGGTAGCCGCGCGCAAGCTGCTCGTCGACGCGGGCTGGCCTGACGGGTTCGGCATGACCCTGCACGGCCCTAACGACCGCTACATCAACGACGAGCAGATCGTGCAGACCGTCGCGCAGATGCTCTCGCGCATCGGCATCGCGGTGAAGGTCGAGACGCAGCCGGTCGCGGTGTACTTCGCGCGTGCGCGCAAGCACGAGTTCAGCTTCGCGCTGCTCGGCTGGGGCTCGAACGCCGGCGACTTCGCCCTGCGTACGCTGGTCGGCACGCCCAATGCAGAGACCGGCTGGGGCACGTGGAACTGGGGTCGTTACAGCAATCCGAAGGTCGATGCCCTGGTGCAGTCGTCGCTCACCAACGTCGACCCGAAGAAGCGCGACGCGATCGCACGCGAGGCGATGGCGATCGCCATGCGCGACCACGCAGTGATCCCGCTGCACCACCAGTTCGCATCATGGGCGATGCGTCGAGGCGTGCGCTACACCGCCCGCCTCGACGAATTCACCTACGCCCACCAGTTCCGCATCGAGTAA